A DNA window from Maribellus comscasis contains the following coding sequences:
- a CDS encoding mechanosensitive ion channel family protein, whose protein sequence is MDSVGSFSEKFNDIILFYGPRLVGAIITLIIGWWIIKVIQKAVRKGFEKREMDPSLRGFLNSMIGILLKTMLIISVVGMLGVQMTSFIAVLGAAGLAIGMALSGTLQNFAGGVMILLFKPFKVGDFIDAQGHKGIVNEIQIFNTILKTPDNKTIIIPNGGLSTSSMVNFSAEPKRRVDFLFGIGYGDDVDKAKKVLRSLIDKDERILKEPEPFIAVSELGDSSVNIVVRVWAEASNYWGIYFDMTENVYKTFDKEGLNIPFPQMDVHIQK, encoded by the coding sequence ATGGATTCAGTTGGAAGTTTTTCAGAAAAGTTTAACGACATAATTTTGTTTTATGGCCCGCGGTTGGTTGGTGCTATTATCACGTTAATTATTGGTTGGTGGATAATTAAAGTCATTCAAAAGGCAGTACGTAAAGGTTTTGAAAAGAGAGAGATGGACCCATCTTTACGGGGTTTTTTAAACAGTATGATCGGGATACTCCTGAAAACCATGCTGATAATTAGTGTGGTTGGAATGCTCGGGGTTCAAATGACTTCCTTTATTGCAGTTTTAGGTGCTGCGGGTTTAGCAATTGGAATGGCACTTTCCGGTACCCTTCAAAATTTTGCGGGTGGTGTAATGATTTTGCTGTTCAAGCCCTTTAAAGTAGGCGATTTTATAGATGCTCAGGGACACAAGGGTATTGTTAATGAGATCCAGATTTTTAATACAATATTAAAAACACCGGATAATAAAACCATTATTATTCCTAATGGAGGACTTTCAACTTCGTCAATGGTGAATTTTTCAGCCGAGCCAAAACGAAGAGTCGATTTTTTATTTGGAATTGGTTATGGTGACGATGTAGACAAGGCAAAAAAAGTATTGCGCTCTTTGATTGATAAAGACGAAAGAATTTTAAAAGAACCGGAGCCATTTATTGCGGTTTCTGAACTTGGAGACAGTTCGGTTAACATTGTTGTACGTGTATGGGCTGAAGCGTCGAATTATTGGGGCATCTATTTTGATATGACTGAAAATGTTTATAAAACATTTGATAAAGAAGGCCTTAATATTCCTTTCCCTCAAATGGATGTACATATTCAAAAATGA
- a CDS encoding RNA polymerase sigma factor yields MKKQFSDEMLMKKLAAGDKRSAGVLYDRNYKNVYGYFFRMTRNAEASRDLTQNVFVKILKYSHSWKDDKVFAYWLFRIARNILIDYYNEKRKFYGEDNDLEVAEFDQEESMREQDTKEKFEFLIEAMSQLPPAYREMIELNRFQGFSYKEIADTISSTENAVKVKTFRAIQKLKEIYTKIIIE; encoded by the coding sequence ATGAAAAAACAGTTTAGTGACGAAATGCTGATGAAGAAGTTGGCCGCGGGAGACAAAAGGTCAGCAGGTGTTCTATATGACAGAAACTATAAAAATGTATATGGTTATTTTTTTAGAATGACCAGAAATGCTGAGGCAAGCAGGGATTTGACACAAAATGTATTTGTAAAAATTCTGAAATACAGCCACAGCTGGAAAGATGACAAAGTTTTTGCCTATTGGTTATTTCGGATTGCTAGAAATATTTTGATTGATTATTACAATGAAAAAAGAAAATTCTATGGCGAAGATAATGATCTGGAGGTAGCTGAATTTGATCAGGAAGAGTCAATGCGTGAGCAAGACACAAAAGAAAAGTTCGAGTTTCTGATTGAGGCAATGTCTCAATTACCTCCGGCATACCGCGAAATGATAGAGTTAAACCGATTCCAGGGTTTTTCATACAAGGAAATTGCTGATACAATCTCGTCAACAGAAAATGCGGTGAAGGTGAAAACCTTTAGAGCCATTCAAAAACTAAAAGAAATTTATACTAAAATAATAATTGAATAA
- a CDS encoding RNA-binding S4 domain-containing protein, producing MLEFQLKSEYIELVKLLKLLGLAETGGHAKILVEEGEVSLNGTREFRKRAKLRKGDIVSIFDKKIRII from the coding sequence ATGCTGGAATTTCAGTTAAAATCAGAGTATATTGAATTGGTTAAATTACTAAAACTACTTGGTCTGGCAGAAACCGGAGGACATGCAAAAATTCTTGTTGAGGAAGGTGAAGTTTCTCTGAACGGAACCAGGGAATTTCGAAAACGAGCAAAATTGCGTAAAGGAGATATTGTTTCAATTTTTGATAAAAAAATCCGGATTATTTAA
- a CDS encoding sensor histidine kinase, whose protein sequence is MKKEYFLSVIFILFLHSVFAANPFVKNYTIAEGLPTNKIIYAYQDTQGFIWFATDAGVIRFDGTNFKNYSVEEGLSDNIVMRIKEDSSGRLWFMNMNGTLNYHFDNTIYNEKNDTLLSQLKANFYFIDFYEDNDSTIYFYNSISDIYVLKKNGSEVSKLNFGLNNQRDLSLFHLSKSLDDKFLMWSAIGIYESDVVGDSAYLTPFSDYLIEKAFRVDNQEKTIAFERTGDANIYQGKKLITKHILQSKSKYVNSLAVDSEGLFWLATYDKGLYCHDGKEIIFHLDVDQTQGVMADREGNIWVTSASEGIYKINREILRYQYWATESFEESGIKSLAPTNNGKLWATNGSLLYTISGEKLTRMNLDLDENNLSNIYHFKDNTLITSPIGEELHLIEETLYDEKTNTIKFGTHKKLPYKVKKLDVPSDEKTIYSYINDRLLIIDYDESLNCKVIGLRTGRINNVFVNKDNHLVINAEKNYLVIDDKLSLNLPLQPFNGKTITSHLAINKNYEIYNIIGNQLILRDNQNTYDLTEAFRTQIDYRIKGIEYNENVLFFYTTKTVYFIKDPLKAISQKALELSRLNIDFNNINDIICHDNRLYIASDDGLVSIPISDCVNAVIQIPQPYFYSLLIDDKELALHTEAIKFKSKKSFSINFASLNYSSTPSNYSYMLEGIDRDWINGKNTQVTYLNLSPGHYTFKLKARKSLGEYSPAVELPIMVRPTFIQRTITKITILFILLGGVVLIIIFFYKRKIKQKETDNMIITLEHKALQSMMNPHFIFNALGSIQRYLLLNKAAEAGIYLSQFARLIRQNMNSLKSNSIQIDDELERLRNYIELEQFRMDNKFDFEIEIDDEIDVDQVAIPSMIIQPFVENAIWHGVSSLPDKGKIWIRIKSFNEKSIKITVEDNGIGIKQAKPYSQSDQNLNMGVSLTKKRLQLIGDRYDVKSEIISAELTPGARYPGTRVEMLVPVVI, encoded by the coding sequence GTGAAAAAAGAGTATTTTTTATCCGTTATTTTTATATTGTTCCTCCATTCTGTTTTTGCTGCAAATCCGTTTGTAAAAAATTATACCATCGCGGAAGGACTTCCGACCAATAAAATCATATATGCGTATCAGGATACGCAGGGATTTATCTGGTTTGCCACTGATGCCGGTGTAATTCGTTTCGATGGGACCAATTTTAAAAACTATTCTGTTGAAGAAGGGCTAAGCGACAACATCGTAATGCGAATCAAAGAAGATTCATCGGGAAGACTCTGGTTTATGAATATGAACGGGACTCTGAATTATCATTTTGACAATACAATCTATAATGAAAAAAACGATACCCTGCTCAGCCAGTTAAAAGCCAATTTCTATTTTATTGATTTTTATGAAGACAATGACTCCACGATCTACTTTTATAATTCTATATCAGATATTTATGTTCTAAAAAAGAACGGTAGCGAGGTAAGCAAATTAAATTTTGGTCTTAACAATCAAAGAGACTTGAGTCTGTTTCATTTAAGCAAGTCATTGGATGATAAATTTCTGATGTGGTCGGCGATCGGCATTTATGAATCGGATGTGGTGGGAGACAGTGCATATCTGACTCCGTTCTCCGACTATCTTATAGAAAAGGCTTTTAGAGTGGATAACCAGGAAAAAACGATAGCGTTTGAACGGACGGGAGACGCGAACATCTACCAGGGTAAAAAGCTGATAACCAAACATATTCTACAGTCAAAATCAAAATACGTCAACTCCCTCGCTGTCGATTCTGAGGGACTTTTTTGGCTCGCCACCTATGATAAAGGTTTATATTGTCATGATGGTAAGGAAATCATCTTCCACCTCGATGTTGATCAGACCCAGGGTGTTATGGCAGACAGGGAAGGGAACATCTGGGTTACTTCAGCGTCAGAAGGAATTTATAAGATAAACCGTGAAATTTTAAGGTATCAATATTGGGCGACCGAAAGTTTTGAAGAATCAGGAATAAAATCGCTGGCGCCAACCAACAACGGCAAACTCTGGGCAACCAACGGCAGTTTGTTATATACAATCAGCGGAGAGAAACTAACCCGGATGAATCTTGATCTGGACGAAAATAATCTTTCAAATATATACCACTTCAAAGACAACACATTAATAACAAGCCCGATAGGAGAAGAACTCCATTTAATTGAAGAAACCCTTTACGATGAAAAAACCAATACAATAAAATTCGGCACCCACAAAAAACTTCCTTACAAAGTAAAAAAGTTAGACGTGCCGTCTGACGAAAAAACAATATATTCTTATATTAATGACCGGCTTTTAATTATTGACTATGATGAAAGTCTCAATTGTAAAGTTATCGGGTTAAGAACCGGAAGAATAAATAATGTTTTTGTAAACAAGGACAATCATCTGGTTATCAACGCAGAAAAAAACTACCTTGTTATTGACGATAAATTAAGTCTGAACCTTCCGCTGCAGCCATTCAATGGAAAAACAATTACTTCTCATCTGGCAATCAATAAAAATTATGAAATATATAATATAATTGGTAATCAGTTAATTTTAAGAGATAATCAAAATACTTACGATTTAACAGAAGCTTTCAGAACTCAAATAGATTACCGGATTAAAGGTATTGAATACAATGAAAACGTATTGTTCTTTTATACAACGAAAACTGTTTATTTCATAAAAGATCCGTTAAAAGCAATAAGCCAGAAAGCACTCGAGTTAAGCCGGTTGAATATCGACTTTAATAACATTAATGATATTATATGCCACGATAACAGATTGTATATTGCCTCAGATGATGGACTGGTATCGATACCCATATCTGACTGTGTTAATGCAGTAATCCAAATCCCGCAACCCTATTTTTATAGTTTATTAATAGACGACAAAGAGCTTGCCCTGCACACTGAAGCAATTAAATTTAAAAGCAAAAAAAGTTTTAGTATCAATTTTGCCAGCTTAAATTATTCTTCAACTCCTTCAAATTATTCCTATATGCTGGAAGGAATCGATCGGGATTGGATTAATGGAAAAAATACACAGGTAACCTATCTAAATCTTTCCCCCGGGCATTATACATTTAAACTGAAAGCTCGCAAAAGTCTGGGAGAGTATAGCCCGGCGGTTGAACTTCCGATTATGGTTCGGCCAACTTTCATTCAACGTACAATAACAAAAATTACCATCTTATTTATTCTGCTCGGCGGAGTAGTCCTTATTATCATTTTCTTTTATAAACGAAAAATAAAACAAAAGGAAACAGATAACATGATAATAACGCTTGAACACAAGGCATTACAGTCGATGATGAATCCGCACTTTATTTTTAATGCTTTGGGTTCTATACAACGATATCTTTTATTAAATAAGGCGGCAGAAGCAGGAATTTATCTCTCACAATTCGCCCGTCTGATAAGACAGAACATGAACTCGTTAAAATCAAACTCGATACAAATCGATGACGAACTGGAACGCCTTAGAAATTATATTGAGTTGGAACAATTCAGAATGGATAATAAATTTGATTTTGAAATTGAAATAGATGATGAAATTGACGTGGACCAGGTTGCCATACCTTCAATGATTATACAACCTTTTGTTGAGAATGCTATTTGGCACGGTGTATCTTCTCTTCCTGATAAAGGGAAAATATGGATTAGGATAAAATCATTCAATGAAAAAAGTATTAAGATTACTGTTGAAGACAATGGGATTGGAATAAAACAAGCAAAACCTTATTCACAATCGGACCAAAATTTAAATATGGGAGTTTCTTTAACCAAAAAAAGATTACAACTCATTGGTGACCGCTACGATGTAAAATCAGAGATCATTTCAGCGGAACTGACTCCGGGTGCAAGATATCCAGGCACTCGGGTTGAGATGTTAGTGCCCGTTGTTATATAG
- a CDS encoding LytR/AlgR family response regulator transcription factor: MTRFNAIIVDDEMNVRQTLEILLRHYCPDIRLCGSAESAATARQLLKAFEVHLIFLDISMPNENGFDFIASIPKEKYAIIFTTAHEEYALKAIKANAIDYLLKPINPSELKEAVDKATSFLNLRQQQNNVQNVYSESLENLLQQVKGENKQVKKITVVEKFGFRIVEVDTIRYLEADSNYTILHLSGLEKIISSKSLGEFEKVLDSNQFFRIHKSNIVNLNYLKGFSSYQGYFAVLDDGTKLPISRRRFNEFRELVGTHSKSID, encoded by the coding sequence ATGACTCGATTTAATGCAATTATCGTTGATGATGAAATGAATGTCAGGCAAACACTTGAGATACTTTTACGACATTATTGCCCGGATATAAGATTGTGCGGAAGTGCGGAATCTGCCGCTACTGCCAGGCAGTTATTGAAAGCATTTGAAGTTCATTTAATTTTTCTGGATATTTCAATGCCAAACGAAAACGGTTTCGATTTTATCGCTTCCATCCCAAAAGAAAAATATGCAATTATATTTACAACTGCACACGAAGAATATGCTTTAAAAGCCATCAAGGCCAATGCGATTGATTATTTACTAAAACCCATTAATCCTTCGGAACTTAAAGAAGCTGTTGACAAAGCCACATCGTTTTTAAATCTGCGGCAACAACAAAATAATGTTCAGAATGTATACAGTGAGTCGCTCGAAAACTTACTACAGCAGGTAAAAGGAGAAAATAAGCAGGTAAAAAAAATTACAGTTGTTGAGAAATTTGGATTTCGTATAGTTGAGGTTGATACAATTCGTTACCTGGAAGCCGATAGCAATTATACAATTTTGCATCTTTCGGGCCTGGAAAAAATTATCTCGAGTAAATCGTTGGGAGAGTTTGAAAAAGTTCTGGATTCAAACCAATTTTTCAGAATACATAAATCAAACATAGTGAACCTGAATTATTTAAAAGGATTTTCCAGTTACCAGGGGTATTTTGCCGTTCTTGATGATGGAACAAAACTTCCTATATCAAGAAGACGTTTTAACGAATTCAGGGAATTGGTAGGAACGCACTCAAAATCTATCGATTAG